From one uncultured Paludibacter sp. genomic stretch:
- a CDS encoding conserved hypothetical protein (Evidence 4 : Unknown function but conserved in other organisms): protein MKLYHFLLLTLFVTILQSCIKDPLRDITNGGWNHERSIMEIRFQNQIGKAEIVNSDPTTGTVNVVLNLYSPIDMSKVKLESIVTSYQANSSVKKGETVNFDNASKTTTIDITSTLGETRTYTISYTSFEESLIGTWDIDKLVVYGGTSPEYSGTAVFDMLAKEWCWSAQTGPAVEYDNYLEFKLDSISQEGNSYGTVENNAGADEKYANFVFLGKVNPENPGVDVDVNNLYRKIPTGKSIWKRDYSKGTVEFTDISSNETYLMEFLGPRTETFPNNKKLDIPNNAFACNLTGVDDWTNIYKDYDKFVKNPRRYWILVTKR, encoded by the coding sequence ATGAAATTATATCATTTTTTATTACTTACACTTTTTGTCACTATTTTGCAATCGTGTATAAAAGATCCATTGAGAGATATAACCAATGGTGGGTGGAACCACGAAAGATCAATAATGGAGATAAGATTCCAAAACCAAATAGGCAAAGCTGAGATTGTTAATAGCGACCCTACCACAGGCACTGTGAATGTTGTTTTGAATCTTTACAGTCCCATAGATATGTCAAAAGTAAAACTGGAAAGTATTGTTACATCCTACCAAGCTAACTCCTCTGTAAAAAAAGGTGAAACAGTAAATTTTGATAATGCATCCAAAACTACAACTATTGATATAACATCAACTCTCGGCGAAACCAGAACTTATACCATATCTTATACTTCGTTCGAGGAATCATTGATAGGCACTTGGGATATTGATAAACTGGTAGTTTACGGGGGAACATCTCCTGAATATAGTGGAACAGCCGTGTTTGATATGCTGGCTAAAGAATGGTGTTGGTCTGCTCAAACAGGACCTGCTGTTGAGTATGATAATTATTTGGAGTTCAAGTTGGATAGTATTTCACAAGAAGGAAACTCGTATGGAACGGTCGAAAATAATGCCGGAGCAGATGAAAAATATGCTAATTTTGTATTTTTGGGCAAAGTAAATCCTGAAAATCCGGGAGTAGACGTTGATGTAAATAATCTTTACAGAAAAATTCCTACGGGTAAAAGTATATGGAAACGTGATTATTCAAAGGGAACTGTAGAATTTACAGATATTTCATCAAATGAAACTTATTTAATGGAATTTCTTGGACCAAGAACAGAAACATTCCCAAACAATAAAAAACTGGATATACCGAACAACGCATTTGCATGTAATTTGACAGGCGTAGATGACTGGACGAATATTTACAAAGATTATGATAAATTTGTAAAAAATCCTCGCAGATATTGGATACTCGTTACAAAACGATAA
- a CDS encoding conserved hypothetical protein (Evidence 4 : Unknown function but conserved in other organisms) — MKNLSINKIKPILFYFIFLFFIFFASCKGEEPTIQPPQNDTLTIVDKNSTTETKALYAQLWQLQKRGFMFGHHDDLWYGRKWFNELGRSDTKDVCGDYPAVFSVDLAEVMDDRYLNNLNNDIKKRCIIEAGNRGEVILACCHLNNPLTNGDAWDNSNINTVKEVLNEGSVTNLRFKSWLDRLADFAVSLKTQNGKLIPIIFRPFHEHNKSWSWWGTQTTSKGEFIVLWKFTVNYLRDVKKVHQFIYAISPQLDAVQTRQDYLYAYPGDDYVDFLGMDCYHGLNTTAFMTNLRNLEILSQEKSKPCGVTETGVEGIKYSDGTPIINFWTNNILTPLKERKISMVVMWRNKYDPNESGMHFFSVFQGHASAPDFVEMYNANQSLFSKDLPDMYKLPENVVVN; from the coding sequence ATGAAAAATTTATCTATAAATAAAATAAAACCTATCCTATTTTACTTTATCTTTTTGTTTTTTATATTTTTTGCCTCCTGCAAAGGTGAAGAACCAACGATTCAGCCGCCTCAAAATGATACACTGACAATTGTTGACAAAAATTCCACTACAGAGACAAAAGCGTTGTATGCCCAACTTTGGCAACTACAAAAAAGAGGATTTATGTTTGGACATCATGATGATTTGTGGTATGGCAGAAAATGGTTTAATGAATTGGGACGTTCTGATACGAAAGATGTTTGTGGAGATTATCCTGCTGTATTTAGTGTAGATTTGGCGGAAGTAATGGACGACCGTTATTTGAACAATTTAAATAACGACATTAAAAAAAGATGCATTATTGAAGCTGGAAATCGAGGGGAAGTTATTTTAGCTTGCTGTCATTTAAACAATCCTTTAACCAATGGCGATGCTTGGGATAATTCCAATATCAATACTGTAAAAGAGGTACTTAATGAAGGAAGCGTCACAAATCTTCGTTTTAAATCTTGGCTCGATCGTTTAGCTGATTTTGCAGTCAGTTTGAAAACTCAAAACGGAAAGTTAATTCCTATTATTTTCAGACCTTTTCACGAACACAACAAATCATGGTCGTGGTGGGGAACACAAACCACATCCAAAGGTGAATTTATCGTTTTGTGGAAGTTTACCGTAAATTATTTACGTGATGTGAAAAAAGTACATCAGTTTATTTATGCTATTTCACCTCAATTAGATGCCGTTCAAACCCGACAGGATTATTTATATGCTTATCCCGGCGACGATTATGTTGATTTTCTAGGAATGGATTGTTACCACGGATTAAACACAACGGCATTTATGACTAATTTACGTAATCTGGAAATTTTATCGCAAGAGAAAAGTAAACCTTGCGGAGTTACAGAAACAGGCGTTGAAGGAATAAAATATTCGGATGGCACTCCTATTATTAATTTTTGGACAAACAACATATTAACGCCATTAAAAGAGCGCAAAATAAGTATGGTTGTTATGTGGAGAAACAAATACGACCCCAATGAAAGCGGAATGCATTTTTTCTCCGTATTTCAAGGACACGCTTCCGCTCCTGACTTCGTAGAAATGTATAATGCGAACCAAAGTTTGTTTAGCAAAGACTTACCGGATATGTATAAATTGCCGGAAAACGTAGTGGTAAATTAA
- a CDS encoding SusD family protein, with protein sequence MKTKIKFIILSCVLALSSCSLQEEPYGFYSEQNFFNTAADAESALCYAYNALTFLEYSRCVFNLGEIPTENIIPKRDSEDLNNLDYWDVSTFKTNSILYQFFSYAFISINRANAVIKYVPKGNYDQALKNQYMGEAYFLRAWNYFNLVRVFGLVPVHTETVETLNQTSAPLFENMDAVYDLIISDCKKAEELMAIYSTPKTGRTDKVAAQSLAAKAYLFMASAKEHNVPLYRDMRRDFNQMYDSASYYAGKVINDQTTYKFDNSLLDIYDVEKNHGPEHIFLMSMDRTGSTEGEYSKISKMFIPYIGGATVYLDNGNGTFIPTHDGWSVYQTTTPFYESFNSNDKRKTQLIVTKVYDKDGNVTASYPGKITYPFSRKYIDPKFIGDKTSTRPFLIRFSDVALIYAEAAGPTAKSYELVNFIRNRAGLSNLTTGLSKDDFRKEVYKERTWEMAYEGDHLYDLRRWNRVTTDVPDAKDLTEEEAAFYPIPQVEIDLNGSLIK encoded by the coding sequence ATGAAAACAAAAATAAAATTTATAATACTCAGCTGTGTGTTAGCTCTTTCCTCTTGCAGTTTACAAGAAGAACCGTACGGTTTTTATTCCGAACAAAACTTCTTTAATACGGCAGCTGATGCTGAATCGGCACTTTGTTATGCCTATAATGCACTAACTTTTCTTGAATATTCGAGATGTGTTTTTAATTTGGGAGAAATACCAACAGAAAATATCATACCCAAAAGAGACTCGGAGGATTTAAATAATTTAGATTATTGGGATGTTTCAACTTTCAAAACAAACTCTATTTTGTATCAGTTTTTCAGCTATGCATTTATTAGCATAAACAGGGCAAATGCGGTTATTAAATATGTACCGAAAGGAAACTATGATCAAGCGCTTAAAAATCAATATATGGGTGAAGCTTATTTTTTAAGAGCATGGAATTATTTCAATCTTGTACGTGTGTTTGGACTTGTTCCTGTTCATACGGAAACAGTAGAAACGTTAAATCAAACTTCTGCTCCCTTGTTCGAAAATATGGATGCTGTTTATGATCTAATTATATCAGACTGCAAAAAAGCTGAAGAATTAATGGCTATATATTCCACTCCTAAAACAGGAAGAACAGATAAAGTAGCGGCACAATCATTGGCAGCAAAAGCATATCTTTTTATGGCATCGGCAAAAGAACATAATGTGCCTTTATACAGAGATATGAGACGTGATTTTAATCAAATGTACGATAGCGCAAGTTATTACGCAGGAAAAGTTATCAACGATCAAACAACCTATAAATTTGACAATTCGCTATTGGATATATACGACGTTGAAAAAAATCACGGACCGGAACATATCTTTCTAATGTCGATGGATAGAACCGGTTCTACCGAAGGGGAATATTCTAAAATCTCAAAAATGTTTATTCCCTACATTGGGGGAGCTACAGTTTATTTGGATAATGGTAATGGCACATTTATCCCTACACACGATGGATGGAGCGTATATCAAACCACTACTCCATTCTACGAAAGTTTTAATTCAAATGACAAGCGTAAAACACAACTAATTGTAACCAAAGTGTATGATAAAGACGGAAATGTAACAGCTTCATACCCCGGGAAAATAACTTATCCGTTTTCCAGAAAATACATTGACCCTAAATTTATTGGAGATAAAACAAGCACACGTCCATTTCTTATTCGTTTTTCGGATGTTGCTTTAATTTATGCCGAAGCGGCAGGACCAACAGCAAAATCGTATGAATTAGTGAACTTTATCAGAAACAGGGCTGGTTTATCTAATTTGACAACCGGCTTAAGTAAAGATGATTTCAGAAAAGAAGTTTATAAGGAACGAACTTGGGAAATGGCATATGAAGGTGACCACTTATATGATTTGCGACGCTGGAACCGAGTAACAACTGATGTTCCTGATGCAAAGGATTTAACCGAAGAAGAAGCTGCTTTTTATCCTATTCCGCAAGTGGAAATAGATTTAAATGGAAGTTTAATTAAATAA
- a CDS encoding conserved hypothetical protein (Evidence 4 : Unknown function but conserved in other organisms) produces MMKHLANYFLYSISFCVIFFGCKTIKKNDSASMGNNVSVNISSEILNANYLGNGVEWDPYDEAEAWGTPLSDADWEKLFKRVNFMKMPYVRCMINSPYKYYNKSTGKYDKTRNLSSLSKLLRYCTENNITVIYGEYNPPDWSMNEDDKWVEMSVDYLNYLVNDLGFSCIKYFVIFNEPDGYWASTNGNYEIWKKMAFKFTEKMKTYPGLFEKVKLAAPDVVMDYKNNASLYDAPGWVSQSAKDMDNLIGIYDVHAYPGQAQLRNGEFPAELLKYKKCIPSNKRIVLGEAGYKYWRAPDAKLMEEYNKRAKTHPYTKGTDANMFVYDFFYGLDMPLLCMEVMNNGFSGVAAWMLDDAMHSNGDSGVPKDIKLWGMWNILGEELFKMPEEENIRPWYYTWSLMCRYFPQGCNLLKFNTLEDKNIRFSVAEFNGKITFAAVNFGDTDKKINLKLPRSVKNGKMYIYEENNRPVDKDNLPIPVKTGINIKKDFSFELKAQSFALITNLD; encoded by the coding sequence ATGATGAAACATCTTGCAAATTATTTTTTATACAGTATAAGTTTTTGTGTTATTTTTTTTGGTTGTAAAACTATAAAGAAAAATGATTCTGCATCAATGGGAAATAATGTATCCGTAAATATCAGTTCAGAAATTCTCAATGCCAATTATTTAGGCAATGGCGTGGAATGGGATCCCTACGATGAGGCAGAAGCGTGGGGAACTCCTCTTTCCGATGCTGACTGGGAAAAACTTTTCAAACGGGTAAATTTTATGAAAATGCCTTATGTACGATGTATGATAAACAGTCCGTATAAATATTACAACAAATCAACCGGAAAATACGATAAAACACGGAATCTATCTTCACTCTCCAAATTGCTCCGTTACTGTACCGAGAATAATATTACTGTAATTTATGGAGAATACAATCCTCCGGATTGGTCAATGAATGAAGATGATAAATGGGTAGAAATGTCTGTGGATTATCTAAATTACTTGGTAAATGATTTGGGCTTTTCGTGTATCAAATATTTTGTTATTTTCAATGAGCCGGATGGTTATTGGGCTTCAACCAATGGCAATTACGAAATCTGGAAAAAGATGGCATTTAAATTTACCGAGAAAATGAAAACATATCCCGGACTTTTTGAAAAAGTAAAATTAGCGGCTCCCGACGTGGTAATGGATTATAAAAACAACGCTTCTTTATACGATGCACCCGGTTGGGTTTCACAATCTGCCAAAGATATGGATAATTTAATCGGAATTTATGATGTACATGCTTATCCCGGACAAGCACAACTACGCAATGGCGAATTTCCTGCAGAACTTTTAAAATATAAGAAATGCATTCCATCAAATAAAAGGATAGTGTTAGGCGAAGCCGGATACAAATACTGGCGCGCACCCGATGCCAAATTAATGGAAGAATACAATAAACGGGCGAAAACACATCCTTACACAAAAGGAACAGATGCAAATATGTTTGTGTACGATTTCTTTTATGGACTGGATATGCCTTTATTATGTATGGAAGTGATGAACAATGGATTTTCGGGTGTAGCGGCTTGGATGCTGGATGATGCGATGCACAGTAACGGCGATTCCGGCGTTCCAAAAGACATAAAACTTTGGGGGATGTGGAATATTCTTGGTGAGGAACTTTTTAAAATGCCCGAAGAGGAAAATATCCGCCCTTGGTATTATACTTGGTCGCTGATGTGTAGGTATTTTCCACAAGGATGCAATTTACTTAAGTTTAATACTCTTGAAGATAAAAACATTCGATTTTCCGTAGCGGAATTCAATGGTAAAATTACTTTTGCAGCAGTAAATTTTGGAGATACCGATAAGAAAATAAATTTGAAACTACCGCGTTCCGTGAAAAACGGAAAAATGTATATTTACGAAGAAAACAACAGACCTGTTGATAAAGACAATTTACCGATTCCTGTAAAAACTGGAATCAATATTAAAAAAGATTTCTCTTTTGAACTGAAAGCACAAAGTTTTGCATTAATTACAAATTTGGATTAA
- a CDS encoding Peptidase family S9-like protein — MKKQLLLSLLLFTFANFIVAQEIKYKTQENIPYYSDSLCKTDSYLQKMCLLDIYYPENKKDFATVVWFHGGGLTSGEKEIPERLKNQGFCVIGVGYRLSPKVKASMCIEDAAAAVAWVFRNIQKYGGNSSLIFVSGHSAGGYLTAMIGLDKKWLEFYGIDANIIAGLIPFSGQMITHFTVRKELGIPEMQPLVNEFAPLFYVRADAPPLTLITGDRELEMLGRYEENAYMMRMMKISGHTETKLYELQGYGHNMTEPAFPLLINEVNRISKKIKLKK, encoded by the coding sequence ATGAAAAAACAACTATTACTTTCTTTACTCTTATTTACGTTCGCAAATTTTATTGTTGCACAGGAAATAAAGTACAAAACACAAGAAAACATTCCGTATTATAGCGATTCTTTATGCAAAACGGATAGTTATTTGCAAAAAATGTGCTTGTTAGATATTTATTATCCTGAAAATAAAAAAGATTTTGCTACTGTAGTATGGTTTCACGGAGGTGGACTTACTTCCGGAGAAAAAGAAATTCCCGAAAGATTGAAAAATCAGGGTTTTTGTGTGATAGGAGTAGGGTATAGATTGAGTCCAAAAGTAAAAGCATCAATGTGCATTGAAGATGCAGCAGCAGCAGTGGCGTGGGTTTTTAGAAATATTCAAAAATACGGTGGAAACAGTTCCTTGATTTTTGTTTCGGGACACTCAGCAGGAGGATATCTCACAGCTATGATAGGATTGGATAAAAAATGGTTGGAATTTTACGGCATTGACGCTAACATAATAGCAGGTCTTATTCCTTTCAGCGGACAAATGATTACTCACTTCACTGTTAGAAAAGAATTGGGCATACCAGAAATGCAACCTCTTGTAAATGAATTTGCTCCTTTATTTTATGTAAGGGCGGATGCGCCGCCGCTAACTTTAATTACCGGCGACCGCGAATTGGAAATGCTTGGCAGGTATGAAGAAAATGCGTATATGATGCGAATGATGAAAATATCAGGACATACGGAAACAAAACTGTATGAGTTGCAAGGTTATGGACATAATATGACAGAACCCGCTTTTCCTCTGTTAATCAACGAAGTAAATAGAATTTCGAAAAAAATAAAATTAAAAAAATAG